The Pelodiscus sinensis isolate JC-2024 chromosome 13, ASM4963464v1, whole genome shotgun sequence genome includes a region encoding these proteins:
- the LOC142831313 gene encoding uncharacterized protein LOC142831313: MQGTLCVHWLPLPSPHSRVTELCLHSCPQPQNSVPPPVPSHRTLSPFLSPLPELCPHSCPLSPNSVPAPLSPATELGPHSPGPSPRTLSPLPCPLSLNSVPTPLAPLPELCPHSPVPSHRTLSPLPWPLSPNSVPTPLSPATELCPHSPGPSLRTLSPLPCPQPQNSVPPPLAPLSELCPRSPVPSHRTLSPLPWPLSPNSVPTPLSPATELCPHSLVPSHRTLSPLPCPQPQNSVPTPLAPLSELCPHSLVPSHRTLSPLPSPATELSPHSCPLSPNSVPTPLSPATELCPRSPVPSYRTRSPLPSPATELSPHSCPLSPNSVPAPLSPLPELCPRSPVPSPRTLSPLPCPQPQNSVPTPLAPLSELCPRSPVPSP, encoded by the coding sequence atgcaggggactctctgcgtccactggctcccactccccagcccccactcccgagtcacagaactctgtctccattcctgtccccagccacagaactctgtcccccctcccgtccccagccacagaactctgtccccattcctgtcccctctccccgaactctgtccccattcctgtcccctctccccgaactctgtccccgctcccctgtccccagccacagaactcggtccccactcccctggcccctctccccgaactctgtccccactcccctgtcccctctccctgaactctgtccccactcccctggcccctctccccgaactctgtccccactcccctgtccccagccacagaactctgtccccactcccctggcccctctccccgaactctgtccccactcccctgtccccagccacagaactctgtccccactcccctggcccctctctccgaactctgtccccactcccctgtccccagccacagaactctgtcccccctcccctggcccctctctccgaactctgtccccgctcccctgtccccagccacagaactctgtccccactcccctggcccctctctccgaactctgtccccactcccttgtccccagccacagaactctgtccccactcccttgtccccagccacagaactctgtccccactcccttgtccccagccacagaactctgtccccactcccctggcccctctctccgaactctgtccccactcccttgtccccagccacagaactctgtccccactcccgtccccagctacagaactcagtccccattcctgtcccctctccccgaactctgtccccactcccctgtccccagccacagaactctgtccccgctcccctgtccccagctacagaactcggtccccactcccgtccccagctacagaactcagtccccattcctgtcccctctccccgaactctgtccccgctcccctgtcccctctccccgaactctgtccccgctcccctgtcccctctccccgaactctgtccccactcccctgtccccagccacagaactcggtccccactcccctggcccctctctccgaactctgtccccgctcccctgtcccctctccctga